One genomic segment of Falco biarmicus isolate bFalBia1 chromosome 15, bFalBia1.pri, whole genome shotgun sequence includes these proteins:
- the EXOSC6 gene encoding exosome complex component MTR3, whose amino-acid sequence MPLDHRRLRGPEESQPPGAWAAAGEADEDEEGAAAPRDPCALRPLFARAGLLSQAGGSAYVELRGGTKVLCAAWGPREPGEPGGAGGARLLCEFRRAPFAGRGPRCRPGSAAEREAEREAAAALREALEPAVRLARYPRARLAVSALLLQDGGSSLAAAISAASLALADAGVEMYDLAVGCALSRPPGPAATWLLQPGEPEERRAAARLTVALLPALNQVSAVLGAGQGAPPDAWAQALRLGLDGCHRLYPVLRQSLLRAARRRHAAATSA is encoded by the coding sequence ATGCCGCTGGATCACCGCCGCCTGCGGGGCCCCGAGGAGTCGCAGCCGCCGGGGGCGTGGGCGGCGGCCGGGGAGGCGGACGAGGATGAGGAGGGGGCGGCTGCGCCGCGGGACCCCTGCGCGCTGCGGCCGCTGTTCGCCCGCGCCGGGCTGCTGAGCCAGGCGGGGGGCTCGGCCTACGTGGAGCTGCGCGGCGGCACCAAGGTGCTGTGCGCGGCCTGGGGCCCGCGGGAGCCGGGCGagccggggggggcgggcggggcgcggctGCTGTGCGAGTTCCGCCGGGCGCCCTTCGCGGGCCGCGGGCCGCGCTGCCGGCCGGGCTCGGCGGCGGAGCGGGAGGCGgagcgggaggcggcggcggcgctgcgggaGGCGCTGGAGCCGGCGGTGCGGCTGGCTCGGTACCCGCGGGCGCGCCTGGCCGTCAGcgcgctgctgctgcaggacgGGGGCTCGTCGCTGGCCGCCGCCATCAGCGCCGCGTCGCTGGCGCTGGCCGACGCGGGGGTGGAGATGTACGACCTGGCGGTGGGCTGCGCCCTTagccgcccccccggccccgccgccacctggctgctgcagcccggGGAGCCCGAGgagcgccgcgccgccgcccgcctcaCCGTGGCCCTGCTGCCGGCCCTCAACCAGGTGTCGGCGGTGCTGGGCGCCGGGCAGGGCGCTCCCCCCGACGCCTGGGCTCAGGCGCTGCGCCTCGGCCTCGACGGCTGCCACCGCCTGTACCCCGTGCTGCGGCAGAGCCTGCTgcgggccgcccgccgccgccacgcTGCTGCCACCAGTGCCTGA